DNA sequence from the Takifugu rubripes unplaced genomic scaffold, fTakRub1.2, whole genome shotgun sequence genome:
gaatgtcttgtgtgtttctgcgaAGCTTTGGGGGAAAGTCAGCCGCCCAGAAACCCGGTGACATTTGCCAACGTAGCGCTCTCCCCCCGGGGCCCTAAAGATTGCCCTTTCATTGCCAAATTCATTTTCCCTCCAGAAAAATGGTGGCTGCGTGTGACCTGAAAGCCAACGACCAGACGGCGCTTCCTTTTTGGCACGGAGAACGCAAACTGTCCATAACAGAAAGGAAACAATTGTGGGACCCTTTCAGTGATTTGAGAGGAATGTGAGGGATCGGAGTGGGAACGGTTGGGCCTTGGGTCCGCCGGGTCAGGCGGGTTTGGAGTTCTGTTGGATTCTGCTGGCGTCTTTGTTGTTTGGCAGATCCACAGTTGAGCTGCAGAGGTGGTTTTAAAGCTTCTGACTGTGAATCTGTCCTTGTTATCCAGCCCTGAGCTCTGTGTTTACCACCATTACTGCATTCTTTCCGTTTCCCAGTTCTGGCGCAGACGTATTCCCTCCTGAGGATTTGCCAGCTGTGTGGTGTTTTAATGGTTGGCGGTGTCCATGACCTAGTTATATATGGACTGAGAACAGGAAACAGAGGACAAATAAGTTGCTAAtacacttttgtttttcctcagacGGTTGGAAGAAGGCAGGGAGAATATGACGTTAACAAGCAGGAATAACAGAGCTGTAGTTAATGAGcgtatggagggagaggagacagcTGAAACTTCAGGGCACTTTAGTGCCTCAAACTTCTCCCAGTCATTTAAAAGCCCCTCTGGTTGGCTAGCGCTGCTGAGTCCCCGTGTTCCTCCGTTCAGGCCCTTCCTGGGTTTTTATCAAGACTGTGAAAAATAGGACACATTTGACTGATTAGATATTTGACAATAGACGCCCAAGAGCCGCAGAGAATTTCAActgggttttgttttcctgataTAATTGTCGCAACCAATTAGCAGCGATGTCGGTGGGGCCCTTAATCGCTCCTCTGAAACAGTCCTGGGAATTCTGAACACCTTCATTCTGTGTGGCTGATATCTGGTCTGGTGCTGAAAGCTTCTGAAGAGCTGGTATTGGCTCAGTAATCCAGCGCGGCTCCGCTCTGCTCACGATGACTGTGAGGTCACCGGGCACGACCCCCCCGTCTCAGGGCtctgactcctcttcctccgtcctCTGGCAGGTGTAATGAGAGCGCAGGTcatggacagatgatggacgTAGAGGCGTCGTACTCAGACTTCATCAACTGTGATCGCACAGGTCGCAGGAACGCCGTGCCCGACATCACCAGGGAAGGAGGACAAGGGCCTGCCGGCACCAGCGAACTTGCCAAAGACATGGCGGAGATGGACCTAAAGGCTGCAGGTAAGCTCACCTGCAGAGGGATTCTAATGAGGCACGGCCCCTCTGGAACTCCAGCTGAAGCTTTTATCTTTGTGAATCGGGGTCTCTGCACTCATGTATTTACAATCACCGGGAGGTTTCCTCCCTTTCTGGGTGTTGGCCACATCTCCAGTCTCACCATTGTGAACTACTCGGTTGTTATTTCGGACTTCCGTCTCAGTCACAGACGAGTTTCCCATGACATGATAACCGCCGACGCTGATAAATCACGCAGCTCTACTGTGGCTCTGTGGGAAGCTTTTAACGGATCTCCCATCACGGCCAACAGGGTGCAGCTACAGGAACTTCTGGTTCTTTTCTCTGGAATCTCATTTTCCTGAGCACTGAAGGCAGATTTCTGGCCTGTTGCGAGGACCGTGTAAACCCACAGCTTTTATTCATTCTCAGAGTCAGAGATGCAGAATTCACGGGTCTGATTTAGAAGAATAGCTTTGGTAGGAATTCATTTCATTTGGTTTTGCTCATTAACACAATTGGATATTTGTGATCATTTGATGCAGATCCGAGTGTTAAAGCTTTGGCAGGCCGTCCAGCGGTCAGAGCACTCGACCGTTATGCTGCCAGGACTTCATTTGGACCTTCATTCTGCACAGAAACCACAGAAAGCAAATGGTTTTCCCATTGATTTTTTTAACGTTTTTCTGCAGAAGGGAACGCCGGGGCC
Encoded proteins:
- the LOC115248231 gene encoding cAMP-dependent protein kinase inhibitor gamma-like isoform X1 encodes the protein MQGRLHKRLFLRCNESAGHGQMMDVEASYSDFINCDRTGRRNAVPDITREGGQGPAGTSELAKDMAEMDLKAAEGNAGAAPAPEAEGSSSHDAQGSGDPS
- the LOC115248231 gene encoding cAMP-dependent protein kinase inhibitor gamma-like isoform X2, producing MMDVEASYSDFINCDRTGRRNAVPDITREGGQGPAGTSELAKDMAEMDLKAAEGNAGAAPAPEAEGSSSHDAQGSGDPS